Proteins encoded in a region of the Streptomyces sp. NBC_00513 genome:
- the mshB gene encoding N-acetyl-1-D-myo-inositol-2-amino-2-deoxy-alpha-D-glucopyranoside deacetylase, translating into MNGLPARRLLLVHAHPDDESINNGVTMAKYAAEGAHVALVTCTLGEEGEVIPPDLAHLAADRDDTLGPHRIGELAAAMGELGVTDHRFLGGPGRFRDSGMMGAEQNHRPGAFWSADVDEAAAYLVEVIRELRPQVLVTYDPDGGYGHPDHIQAHRVATRAAELAAEGAYRRDLGTAHTIGKIYWNRVPRSVVEEGFARLRAAGGKAPFPGLAAPDDVPGVVADERITAEIGDGVAGEAFVAAKAAAMRAHATQIAVDGPFFALSNDLAQPLFAREYYELVAGEPGAPAGERERDLFAGVSA; encoded by the coding sequence ATGAACGGTCTTCCCGCTCGTCGTCTGCTCCTCGTGCACGCGCACCCGGACGACGAGTCCATCAACAACGGCGTCACCATGGCCAAGTACGCGGCCGAGGGCGCCCACGTCGCGTTGGTGACCTGCACGCTGGGCGAGGAGGGCGAGGTCATCCCGCCCGACCTCGCCCATCTCGCGGCCGACCGCGACGACACCCTCGGCCCCCATCGCATCGGCGAGCTCGCCGCGGCCATGGGGGAACTGGGCGTCACCGACCACCGGTTCCTCGGCGGCCCCGGTCGCTTCCGCGACTCCGGGATGATGGGCGCCGAGCAGAACCACCGCCCCGGCGCCTTCTGGTCCGCCGACGTGGACGAGGCCGCCGCGTACCTCGTCGAGGTCATCCGGGAGCTGCGCCCGCAGGTCCTCGTCACCTACGACCCCGACGGCGGCTACGGACACCCCGACCACATCCAGGCCCACCGCGTCGCCACGCGCGCGGCGGAACTCGCCGCGGAGGGCGCGTACCGGCGCGATCTCGGCACGGCGCACACGATCGGGAAGATCTACTGGAACCGGGTGCCGCGCTCGGTGGTCGAGGAAGGCTTCGCCCGACTGCGCGCCGCCGGCGGCAAGGCGCCCTTCCCCGGCCTCGCCGCGCCGGACGACGTGCCCGGAGTCGTCGCCGACGAGCGCATCACCGCCGAGATCGGCGACGGGGTCGCCGGCGAGGCGTTCGTCGCGGCCAAGGCCGCCGCGATGCGCGCGCACGCCACCCAGATCGCCGTGGACGGGCCCTTCTTCGCCCTGTCGAACGACCTGGCCCAGCCGCTCTTCGCCCGCGAGTACTACGAACTCGTCGCGGGCGAGCCGGGGGCACCGGCCGGCGAACGCGAGCGGGACCTCTTCGCGGGGGTGTCGGCATGA
- a CDS encoding ABC transporter permease — translation MGRYVIRRLLQMIPVFIGSTFLIFFMVYALGDPVAALFGDKAPDPATAARIRKDLYLDQPLWKQYLHYMGQIFQGDFGTAFNGQPVTELMASAFPVTLRLTLVAIVIEVIVGITLGVISGLRRGRTVDTTVLVLTLVVISVPTFVTGYLLQFLFGVKWGWVRPTVSGEVAFGELILPGIVLALVSLAYVTRLSRTSIAENVKADYVRTAVAKGLPRRRVITRHLLRNSLIPVVTFIGTDIGALMGGAIVTERIFNIHGVGYQLYQGILRNNSPTVVGFVTILVIVFLLANLLVDLLYAVLDPRIRYA, via the coding sequence TTGGGACGCTACGTGATCCGGCGGCTGCTCCAGATGATCCCCGTGTTCATCGGCAGCACGTTCCTGATCTTCTTCATGGTGTACGCGCTGGGCGACCCGGTCGCCGCCCTCTTCGGCGACAAGGCGCCCGACCCCGCCACCGCCGCGCGCATCCGCAAGGACCTCTACCTCGACCAGCCCCTGTGGAAGCAGTACCTGCACTACATGGGGCAGATCTTCCAGGGCGACTTCGGTACCGCCTTCAACGGCCAGCCGGTCACCGAGCTGATGGCGTCCGCCTTCCCCGTGACCCTGCGCCTGACCCTGGTCGCCATCGTCATCGAGGTCATCGTCGGGATCACCCTCGGCGTGATCAGCGGCCTGCGCCGGGGCAGGACCGTCGACACCACCGTCCTGGTGCTCACCCTCGTCGTGATCTCGGTGCCCACCTTCGTGACGGGGTACCTGCTCCAGTTCCTCTTCGGCGTCAAATGGGGCTGGGTCCGGCCCACCGTCTCCGGGGAGGTCGCCTTCGGGGAGCTGATCCTGCCCGGCATCGTGCTCGCGCTGGTCTCCCTCGCGTACGTCACCCGGCTCTCGCGCACCTCCATCGCGGAGAACGTCAAGGCCGACTACGTCCGCACCGCCGTCGCCAAGGGACTGCCGCGCCGCCGGGTCATCACCCGGCACCTGCTGCGCAACTCGCTGATCCCCGTGGTCACCTTCATCGGCACCGACATCGGCGCCCTCATGGGCGGCGCCATCGTCACCGAGCGGATCTTCAACATCCACGGCGTCGGCTACCAGCTCTACCAGGGCATCCTGCGCAACAACTCCCCGACGGTGGTCGGCTTCGTGACCATCCTCGTCATCGTCTTCCTCCTGGCGAACCTGCTCGTCGACCTGCTCTACGCGGTCCTGGACCCGAGGATCCGTTATGCCTGA
- a CDS encoding peptidoglycan binding domain-containing protein, with product MTSKPSTPDSDGPKTETTLTTRIRINIPGSRPIPPVVVRKPVKDAEGGAEHAAPGAGESAAPPAPAPAPAPLPVRPPQSAPPSSGGSEEPASNWFAPRKSTPPPPPGDGGAPAGPPSAGHGAAPAGPTPPPAGGGFAPPPPGPRGNAPAPGQGGGFPPGAGGGAPQGYPEYDNGPVTEAFPAFTEPTGPAGPTAGPAMGSAPVRGGEAPRWPGPEAPPAGGPMPGAPMPGGPRPGVPMPGAPMPGAPMPGSPMSGAPMSGGPRPGAPMPGAPMPGSPMPGGPVGGPMSGAPMPGGPRPGGPGGGPGAGPVVPTPAATQPPNQNRPAPKAPAASSKKPRSKLVIIAGGIIALGCVAYGAGLLLNHSDVPKGTTVLGVDIGGTRDDAVNKVETAFGSRASAPLRLTVGGKQVELKPDKAGLTLDSQTTVRNASGSDYNPITVIGSLLGNERRADAVMPVDEEKLRVALTELAGTADSATEGTITFDTGKAVAVPGKAGTTLDVDSSVEQVTKAFRELVATGEAKPVELPSVAKEPVIGKAELDKAMKEFAEPAMSGIVTVKAGPKSIAFGQRSLPKILSMQAVDGHLVEKYDLEALQAAYTNTFDGVLITRGTGAKTAVTPKDVAGALIKGLRGKTPAERTVVIDTNPS from the coding sequence GTGACTTCGAAGCCGTCCACGCCCGACTCCGACGGGCCGAAGACCGAGACCACCCTGACGACCCGGATCCGGATCAACATCCCGGGTTCGCGTCCGATCCCGCCCGTCGTCGTGCGCAAGCCCGTCAAGGACGCCGAGGGCGGCGCCGAGCATGCCGCGCCGGGCGCCGGCGAGTCCGCCGCGCCGCCCGCGCCGGCCCCTGCCCCGGCGCCCCTGCCCGTGCGCCCCCCGCAGTCGGCCCCGCCCTCCTCGGGGGGTTCGGAGGAGCCGGCCAGCAACTGGTTCGCGCCGCGCAAGTCGACCCCGCCGCCCCCGCCCGGCGACGGCGGCGCCCCCGCGGGCCCGCCGAGCGCCGGCCACGGCGCCGCGCCGGCCGGCCCCACCCCGCCCCCCGCGGGCGGCGGCTTCGCCCCACCGCCCCCGGGCCCGCGCGGCAACGCCCCCGCGCCCGGTCAGGGCGGCGGCTTCCCGCCCGGCGCCGGCGGTGGAGCCCCCCAGGGCTACCCGGAGTACGACAACGGCCCCGTCACCGAGGCCTTCCCCGCCTTCACCGAGCCCACCGGTCCCGCCGGACCCACCGCCGGTCCCGCCATGGGCTCCGCGCCCGTACGCGGCGGCGAGGCTCCGCGCTGGCCCGGACCGGAGGCCCCGCCGGCCGGTGGACCGATGCCGGGCGCCCCGATGCCCGGCGGGCCCCGCCCCGGCGTGCCGATGCCCGGCGCCCCGATGCCCGGCGCACCCATGCCCGGCTCACCCATGTCCGGCGCACCGATGTCCGGCGGTCCGCGCCCCGGCGCCCCGATGCCCGGCGCTCCCATGCCCGGCTCGCCGATGCCCGGTGGTCCGGTCGGCGGCCCGATGTCCGGCGCCCCGATGCCCGGCGGGCCCCGCCCCGGCGGCCCGGGCGGCGGACCCGGGGCCGGGCCGGTCGTCCCGACCCCCGCGGCGACGCAGCCGCCGAACCAGAACCGACCGGCCCCCAAGGCCCCGGCGGCGTCCTCGAAGAAGCCCCGCTCCAAGCTGGTCATCATCGCCGGCGGCATCATCGCCCTCGGATGCGTCGCCTACGGCGCGGGTCTGCTGCTGAACCACTCCGACGTCCCCAAGGGCACCACCGTCCTCGGCGTGGACATCGGCGGCACCCGCGACGACGCCGTCAACAAGGTCGAGACGGCCTTCGGCAGCCGCGCGAGCGCCCCGCTGCGGCTCACCGTCGGCGGCAAGCAGGTCGAGCTCAAGCCCGACAAGGCCGGCCTGACCCTCGACAGCCAGACGACCGTCCGCAACGCGTCGGGCAGCGACTACAACCCGATCACGGTCATCGGCTCCCTCCTCGGCAACGAGCGCAGGGCCGACGCCGTCATGCCGGTGGACGAGGAGAAGCTGCGGGTCGCCCTCACGGAGCTGGCCGGCACCGCCGACTCGGCCACCGAGGGCACCATCACGTTCGACACGGGCAAGGCCGTCGCCGTCCCCGGCAAGGCCGGCACCACCCTCGACGTGGACAGCTCCGTGGAACAGGTCACGAAGGCCTTCCGCGAACTGGTGGCCACCGGCGAGGCCAAGCCCGTCGAACTGCCCTCCGTCGCCAAGGAGCCGGTCATCGGCAAGGCCGAACTGGACAAGGCGATGAAGGAGTTCGCCGAACCGGCGATGTCCGGCATCGTCACCGTCAAGGCGGGCCCCAAGTCCATCGCCTTCGGCCAGCGGTCGCTGCCCAAGATCCTCAGCATGCAGGCCGTGGACGGCCACCTCGTCGAGAAGTACGACCTCGAAGCCCTGCAGGCGGCCTACACGAACACGTTCGACGGCGTCCTGATCACCCGGGGTACCGGCGCGAAGACCGCCGTCACCCCGAAGGACGTCGCGGGCGCCCTCATCAAGGGCCTGCGCGGCAAGACCCCCGCCGAGCGGACCGTGGTCATCGACACCAACCCGAGCTGA
- a CDS encoding ABC transporter ATP-binding protein, which translates to MLLEVRDLHVEFHTRDGVAKAVNGVSYSVDEGETLAVLGESGSGKSVTAQAVMGILDMPPGRISHGEILFKGKDLLKTKEEERRRIRGAEMAMIFQDALSSLNPVLSVGAQLGEMYEVHRGMSRKDAKARAIELMDRVRIPAARQRVGDYPHQFSGGMRQRIMIAMALALEPSLIIADEPTTALDVTVQAQVMDLLAELQHELNMGLILITHDLGVVADVADKIAVMYAGRIVEAAPVHEIYKRPAHPYTRGLLDSIPRLDQKGQELYAIKGLPPNLLAIPPGCAFNPRCPMARPACRAEVPPLADVAPDRTSACFFWKECIGA; encoded by the coding sequence ATGCTGCTCGAAGTCCGCGACCTCCACGTGGAGTTCCACACGAGGGACGGAGTCGCCAAGGCCGTCAACGGCGTCAGCTACTCGGTGGACGAGGGCGAGACCCTCGCCGTGCTCGGCGAGTCCGGCTCCGGCAAGTCCGTCACCGCCCAGGCCGTCATGGGCATCCTGGACATGCCGCCGGGCAGGATCTCCCACGGCGAGATCCTGTTCAAGGGCAAGGACCTCCTGAAGACCAAGGAGGAGGAACGCCGGAGGATCCGCGGCGCCGAGATGGCCATGATCTTCCAGGACGCCCTGTCCTCCCTGAACCCCGTCCTCAGCGTGGGCGCGCAGCTCGGCGAGATGTACGAGGTCCACCGCGGGATGTCCCGCAAGGACGCCAAGGCCAGGGCGATCGAGCTGATGGACCGGGTGCGGATCCCCGCCGCCCGGCAGCGGGTGGGGGACTACCCGCACCAGTTCTCCGGCGGCATGCGCCAACGCATCATGATCGCGATGGCGCTGGCCCTCGAACCCTCCCTGATCATCGCCGACGAGCCGACCACCGCCCTCGACGTCACCGTCCAGGCCCAGGTCATGGACCTGCTCGCGGAACTCCAGCACGAGCTGAACATGGGACTCATCCTGATCACCCACGACCTCGGCGTCGTCGCCGACGTCGCCGACAAGATCGCCGTCATGTACGCGGGCCGGATCGTCGAGGCGGCCCCCGTGCACGAGATCTACAAGCGTCCGGCGCACCCGTACACCCGCGGCCTGCTGGACTCGATTCCGCGCCTGGACCAGAAGGGCCAGGAGCTCTACGCCATCAAGGGCCTGCCGCCCAACCTGCTCGCCATCCCGCCCGGTTGCGCCTTCAACCCCCGCTGTCCGATGGCCCGGCCGGCCTGCCGGGCCGAGGTCCCACCGCTCGCCGACGTCGCCCCGGACCGCACCAGCGCGTGCTTCTTCTGGAAGGAGTGCATCGGTGCCTGA
- a CDS encoding ABC transporter permease, whose product MPEPEHPAYDPLQPGEGEAIAPTGQGGPMDLALEEAESLEKPLGDAPSGPGEKARSLWSDAWYQLRRNPVFIVSSLLILFLVIISIWPQLIASGDPLHCELSKSQQGASPGHPFGYDTQGCDVYTRTVYGARASITVGICATLGAALLGSLLGGLAGFFGGWGDSLLSRVADIFFGIPVVLGGLVFLSVVTSTTVWPVVGFIVLLGWPQIARISRGSVITAKQNDYVQAARALGAGNGRMMLRHVAPNAVAPVIVVATIALGTYIALEATLSFLGVGLRPPTVSWGIDISNAASQIRNAPHMLLYPAGALSITVLAFIMLGDAVRDALDPKLR is encoded by the coding sequence ATGCCTGAGCCGGAGCATCCCGCCTACGACCCGCTGCAACCCGGAGAGGGGGAAGCCATCGCCCCGACCGGACAGGGCGGACCCATGGATCTCGCGCTGGAGGAGGCCGAGAGCCTGGAGAAGCCACTCGGCGACGCACCCTCCGGCCCGGGGGAGAAGGCCCGCTCACTGTGGTCCGACGCCTGGTACCAGCTGCGTCGCAACCCCGTCTTCATCGTCTCCTCGCTGCTGATCCTCTTCCTCGTGATCATCTCCATCTGGCCGCAGCTCATCGCGAGCGGCGACCCGCTGCACTGCGAGCTGTCGAAGTCCCAACAGGGAGCCTCGCCCGGCCACCCCTTCGGCTACGACACCCAGGGCTGCGACGTCTACACCCGCACCGTCTACGGCGCCCGCGCCTCCATCACGGTCGGCATCTGCGCCACCCTCGGCGCCGCCCTGCTCGGCTCCCTGCTCGGCGGGCTCGCCGGATTCTTCGGCGGCTGGGGCGACTCGCTGCTCTCCCGGGTCGCGGACATCTTCTTCGGCATCCCGGTCGTCCTCGGCGGCCTGGTCTTCCTGTCCGTGGTCACCAGCACCACCGTCTGGCCCGTGGTCGGCTTCATCGTGCTGCTCGGCTGGCCGCAGATCGCCCGCATCTCCCGCGGCTCGGTGATCACCGCCAAACAGAACGACTACGTACAGGCCGCCCGCGCCCTCGGCGCCGGCAACGGCCGGATGATGCTGCGACACGTCGCGCCCAACGCCGTCGCGCCCGTCATCGTCGTCGCCACCATCGCCCTGGGCACCTACATCGCCCTGGAGGCCACCCTGTCGTTCCTCGGCGTGGGTCTGCGCCCGCCGACGGTCTCCTGGGGGATCGACATCTCCAACGCCGCCTCCCAGATCCGCAACGCCCCGCACATGCTGCTCTATCCGGCCGGCGCGCTGAGCATCACCGTGCTCGCCTTCATCATGCTCGGCGACGCGGTGCGCGACGCCCTCGACCCCAAGCTGCGCTGA
- a CDS encoding ABC transporter ATP-binding protein, with protein sequence MPEPILEVRDLVKHYPLTCGVLFKKRIGAVKAVDGVSFDLAAGETLGIVGESGCGKSTVAKMLVNLERPTSGAISYKGEDITRLSGRALKSVRRNIQMVFQDPYTSLNPRMTVGDIIGEPYEIHPEVAPKGDRRRKVQDLLDVVGLNPEYINRYPHQFSGGQRQRIGIARGLALRPEVIVADEPVSALDVSVQAQVINLLARLQDEFELSYVFIAHDLSIVRHISDRVGVMYLGRIVEIGSDIQIYDHPTHPYTQALLSAVPVPDPDARAHRDRIILSGDVPSPADPPSGCPFRTRCWKAEARCAAEVPLLAIPRVFPSGPAAHPSACHFAAEKRVVPGPGELPPPPDPPPAGPPAPEPPSAGPSPGDPPSEE encoded by the coding sequence GTGCCTGAACCCATCCTGGAAGTGCGGGACCTGGTCAAGCACTACCCGCTGACCTGCGGCGTCCTCTTCAAGAAGAGGATCGGCGCCGTCAAGGCCGTCGACGGCGTCTCCTTCGACCTCGCCGCCGGCGAGACGCTCGGCATCGTCGGCGAGTCCGGTTGCGGCAAGTCCACCGTCGCGAAGATGCTGGTCAACCTGGAGCGCCCGACCTCCGGGGCCATCTCCTACAAGGGCGAGGACATCACCAGGCTGTCCGGGCGGGCCCTGAAGTCCGTACGGCGCAACATCCAGATGGTGTTCCAGGACCCGTACACCTCGCTGAACCCGCGCATGACGGTCGGCGACATCATCGGGGAACCGTACGAGATCCACCCCGAGGTGGCCCCCAAGGGGGACCGGCGCCGCAAGGTCCAGGACCTGCTGGACGTGGTCGGCCTCAACCCCGAGTACATCAACCGCTACCCGCACCAGTTCTCCGGCGGTCAGCGCCAACGCATCGGCATCGCCCGCGGCCTGGCCCTGCGCCCCGAGGTCATCGTCGCCGACGAACCGGTCTCCGCGCTCGACGTCTCCGTCCAGGCACAGGTGATCAACCTGCTGGCCCGGCTCCAGGACGAGTTCGAGCTGTCCTACGTGTTCATCGCGCACGACCTCTCGATCGTCCGGCACATCTCCGACCGGGTCGGCGTGATGTACCTGGGCCGGATCGTCGAGATCGGCAGCGACATCCAGATCTACGACCACCCCACCCACCCCTACACCCAGGCGCTGCTCTCGGCCGTGCCCGTTCCCGACCCCGACGCCCGCGCCCACCGGGACCGGATCATCCTCTCCGGGGACGTCCCCTCCCCGGCCGATCCGCCCTCGGGCTGCCCCTTCCGCACCCGCTGCTGGAAGGCCGAGGCGCGGTGCGCGGCGGAGGTGCCGCTGCTCGCGATCCCGCGGGTCTTCCCCTCGGGCCCGGCGGCGCACCCGTCGGCCTGCCACTTCGCGGCCGAGAAGCGGGTGGTCCCGGGACCGGGCGAACTCCCGCCGCCGCCGGACCCGCCACCCGCCGGCCCACCAGCCCCGGAGCCTCCGTCAGCCGGTCCGTCACCCGGAGACCCCCCGTCCGAGGAGTAG
- a CDS encoding DUF6113 family protein, with the protein MTTTWTPGRIAALLGLLVAGAVAGAAGWLVVGLWFPGGLLLALAALFGVFLAGRIATGTGIGVGAAVIGWFLAYVLLSLPRPEGDFLLGSSGIGMYAYLLGGTVIAVICATMRGPVDRPVSAAKPRP; encoded by the coding sequence ATGACCACCACCTGGACCCCCGGCCGGATCGCCGCCCTGCTCGGCCTGCTCGTCGCCGGCGCGGTGGCCGGCGCGGCGGGCTGGCTCGTGGTGGGCCTGTGGTTCCCGGGCGGACTGCTGCTCGCGCTGGCGGCGCTCTTCGGCGTGTTCCTCGCGGGCCGGATCGCCACCGGAACCGGCATCGGCGTGGGCGCCGCGGTGATCGGCTGGTTCCTGGCCTACGTACTCCTCAGCCTGCCGCGCCCCGAAGGGGACTTCCTGCTCGGTTCGTCCGGAATCGGCATGTACGCGTACCTATTGGGCGGGACGGTGATCGCTGTGATCTGCGCCACGATGCGCGGCCCGGTCGACCGGCCGGTTTCGGCCGCGAAGCCCCGCCCGTGA